The sequence below is a genomic window from Pseudomonas cannabina.
CAGGAAAATGTGCATAAAGCGCTATCGCGGCCAAACCTCGCCCTGTCATGGCCAGGTCCTGTCGGCTGGTGGCCCGGTGCCCTATTGTTGATCGTTGAGTGGTTGAAGGCCTTCGGTCAGTTCCCCAGGAGTTGATCGACTCAATGAAAGATCTTTTAGGGAGACGCTGAACAATTAACCCGTTCGCACCGTCCCCATTTCCAAGCCGGTTTTTTTCAACCTGCCGGCCTTATTTTACGTTTCTCGAGCAGATTTCTGCCCTCATTTTGCTGAAAGGCGGGCCAGTCCCGCCTTTCAGACGGATTTATCCTGCCGTCTGTTGTAAATACCGCTTGGCCAGCATCAGATTGGCCAACCCAAACAAACTGAACAACTGCGCTGTATTCTTTTCCAGCCCACGGTAGCGAACCTTGCGATGATTGAAGCGCACCTTGATTACCTGGAAGGGGTGCTCGACCTTGGCACGCAGTTGCGCCTTGGCATATTCAATTTTGCGCTTGACCCGATACAGCACGCTGCCTTCGCCGTGCTGCTTGTAACTGCTTGGCCGTTCTGCAATCGACCAGATAACGTCCCGTTCAGCATGCTCCGGTCGCTTGGCCGCACCGGTGTATCCAGCGTCACCCGAAACATAGGTTTCGTCACCGTGAAGCAACTGGCCAACCTGGGTGACATCCGCCACGTTAGCGGCCGTCCCTACTACGCTGTGCACCAGCCCCGACGTGGCGTCTACACCAATGTGGGCCTTCATCCCAAAGTGCCATTGATTGCCTTTCCTGGCCTGATGCATCTCAGGATCACGCTTGCCTTCTCGGTTCTTGACCGAGGGCGGCGCGGCGATCAGAGTAGCGTCGACGATAGTGCCTTCCTTGAGCAGCAGCCCCCGGCTGGCCAGATGCTGGTTAATCGTTTCAAACAGCAGCCGGGTTAGCTGATGGACTTCCAGCAAGCGGCGAAAACGCAGCAAGGTGGTGGCATCCGGTGCAGACTCGCGACCCAGGTCGATACCCATAAAACCGCGGATGGCCTGGCTGTCGTAGACGGCATCTTCGCAACCTTCATCGGAGAAACCGAAACACTGCTGCACGACGTACATGCGCAACATGCGCGACACCCCTATCGCAGGGCGTCCGCGCTTGCCTGCGGTGTTGCTATAAAACGGCGCCACTTGCGCCTCCAGCAGGGCCCAGGGCACCAACTGTTCAAGGTCAGCCAGGAAGCGATCTCGGCGAGTCTGCTTTTTCTTGCCGGTATATTCGAGTTCGGAGAAGGTCTTCTGCACGCGCGTAACGCTCACGGAGAGGGAGGCTGTTGAAGGAACTTAGTGTGCCAAGGGTGGGGACAGTTGGCTATTTTTGCAGCGCCTCCTTAGAGGTCAAGCTGGCAACGATACTCTGCTTGGCGAATCAGGTGATGACTATCTCAGTGGTGGGGATGGCAATGATACCCTTAAAGGCGATGCAGGTAACGACAACTTATATGGTGATGCGGGCAAGGATCAACTAGATGGCGGTCTGGGCAACGATTATCTTACGGGTGGCGAGGGGAATGACACGCTGCTAGGCGATGCAGGCAACGACACGCTGTACGGCGATTCAGGTAACGATCACCTGGATGGCGGTACTGGAAACGATTACCTGACGGGTGGCGAGGGTTCTGACGTCTATCGCTTCAGTCGAGGCTGGGGTCAGGACTCGATTAATAACTACGATTCGAGCGCTGGAAAGACAGACACTATCGAGTTTGCGGCGGATATTCTTCCGACCGATATCATTGTTACCCGTTCATACAATGATCTGGTCTTGTCCCTTAAAAATTCCACGGACAAGGTAACGATTTCCGGCTACTTCCAGAATGACGGCGACACGCCCTATACCGTAGAGCAGATTCGATTTGCTGACGGCACTCAGTGGAACGTTGAACAAATCAAGACCATGGCGGCCTTTACCTTCACTGATGGTAATGATGCCCTTACCGGCTATGCATCCGACGACCGTATTGCTGGTGGTAAGGGGGATGATGTCCTCAACGGTCTTGCCGGCAACGATGTTGTCAGTGGTGACGAAGGCAACGACAACTTGTACGGTGGCACTGGCCAAGACACTTTGAGTGGCGGTTCCGGTTCAGACTACCTGTATGGCGAGGACGGGAATGATTTGCTGTCGGGCAACGCCGGTAGCGATATTCTTTATGGCGCTGATGGCAACGACATCCTTGATGGTGGCACTGGCAACGATACGCTTGATGGTGGTCGTGGCTCTGACACTTACCGCTTTGCAAAAGGGTATGGTCAAGACAGCATCAACAACTACGCTTACGGCGAAACAGCTACCGATAAGGTTGATGTCATCCAGCTGGATGGCTTGAATCCGGCCGACCTGCGCTTTTCTCGGTCGGGTGACGATTTTGTCATTCAGATCAAGGCAACAGGTGACACCCTGACGGTGCGTTCGCATTTCAGTCAGGATGGCGTCACCGCCTACGCGATTGATCAACTGAAGTTCGCCGACGGCTCTGTATGGGGGGGCGCACAGATCAAAGCTGCCGTTGTTCAGTCATCGGAAGAGGCCGACACTCTCACTGGTTATGCCACAGCAGATAGCCTCTTTGGTCAGGATGGAAACGATTCGCTGAGTGGTCGTGCAGGCGACGATGTGCTCGACGGGGGCAATGGCTCGGACACTTTAAACGGTGAGGATGGCAATGACACATTGCTGGGACGCGCAGGTAATGACTCGCTCAATGGCGGTTATGGCGATGACGTGCTGGATGGTGGTTCGGGCAACGACAGCCTTGACGGTGGCTACGGCTCCGATACCTATATCTTCCGTAAGGGCTCGGGTCAGGACAGTATTTACAACGGTGCCTACAACGAAACCACGGCTGGCAAACAGGACGTAATTCGTCTTGAAGGGCTTAACCTGAGCGACATAAGTCTACGCCGGGAATCCAGTGACCTGGTCATACAGATCAAGGAAACAGGCGATATCCTGCGGGTTTCCTCACACTTCTCTCCCGCCAGTACCTACTACAACTATGCCATCGATCAACTGCAGTTCGCTGACGGTACGGTCTGGGGTGTGGAGCAAATCAAGACGTCGCTACTGACGGGGGGCGAGTTTAACGACA
It includes:
- a CDS encoding IS5 family transposase, which translates into the protein MQKTFSELEYTGKKKQTRRDRFLADLEQLVPWALLEAQVAPFYSNTAGKRGRPAIGVSRMLRMYVVQQCFGFSDEGCEDAVYDSQAIRGFMGIDLGRESAPDATTLLRFRRLLEVHQLTRLLFETINQHLASRGLLLKEGTIVDATLIAAPPSVKNREGKRDPEMHQARKGNQWHFGMKAHIGVDATSGLVHSVVGTAANVADVTQVGQLLHGDETYVSGDAGYTGAAKRPEHAERDVIWSIAERPSSYKQHGEGSVLYRVKRKIEYAKAQLRAKVEHPFQVIKVRFNHRKVRYRGLEKNTAQLFSLFGLANLMLAKRYLQQTAG